From the genome of Glycine max cultivar Williams 82 chromosome 2, Glycine_max_v4.0, whole genome shotgun sequence, one region includes:
- the LOC102662599 gene encoding putative glycine-rich cell wall structural protein 1 — translation MEDIMRSTVLFRVLLVVVVVIATRPCLANVKNDFHETNGGNICNYTAQVSRGGLGGGGVGVSEKNSSGMLLGERKFSGGNGGKGGGGGGNGKGGGNGGGSGKGGHEGRKRRGGGGSGGGGGGGSGGGGGGGNGQGHGGGGGGHGWGGGSGSGGGGGGGGGSGEGWGWGRGRGGGSGNVKCWVWGCEKKLEKRSEIRSSNSKG, via the coding sequence ATGGAGGATATTATGAGGAGTACTGTGTTGTTTAGGGTGCTTCTTGTGGTGGTTGTTGTGATCGCAACAAGACCTTGTTTGGCTAATGTGAAAAATGATTTTCACGAGACAAATGGTGGCAATATTTGCAACTATACCGCTCAAGTTTCTCGTGGTGGTTTGGGTGGAGGAGGTGTTGGTGTAAGTGAGAAAAACTCGTCGGGGATGTTATTAGGTGAAAGGAAGTTCAGTGGGGGTAATGGTGGAAAAGGAGGAGGTGGAGGTGGGAATGGAAAAGGTGGAGGAAATGGGGGTGGGAGTGGAAAAGGTGGACATGAAGGGCGAAAAAGAAGAGGGGGAGGTGGTTCAGGTGGTGGAGGGGGAGGTGGTtcaggtggtggtggaggaggaggaaaTGGACAAGGCcatggaggtggtggtggaggtcATGGGTGGGGAGGAGGGAGTGGAAGTGGTGGaggtggaggaggaggtggtGGTAGTGGTGAGGGTTGGGGTTGGGGTAGGGGTAGGGGTGGAGGAAGTGGCAATGTTAAATGTTGGGTGTGGGGATGTGAGAAGAAGTtagagaaaagaagtgaaaTTCGTTCCTCCAACTCAAAGGGATAA
- the LOC100786449 gene encoding GATA transcription factor 5, translating into MKERGTFQPLFNALPNSLIILQSFNFIPSLLSTTPSSFPSFLLSQAEKEMECLEAALKSSFRKDMALKQTLFLEEFSSASNVQNVVASSDDLFVDDLLNFSLLENNTNNNNNNEEPDQQLNNHDSTTPQNNQENYNYNPSFNDNNFNTELTVPAEEEVADLEWLSRFVEDSNFSEYSLPFPATVTEKVKVKSPEPGNTAFTFKTPVPAKARSKRTRTGVRVWPLKSPSLAAASSTTTSSSSSSSPSSPQRADSRAKKRAAADGGAARRCSHCGVQKTPQWRTGPLGAKTLCNACGVRYKSGRLLPEYRPACSPTFSSELHSNHHRKVLEMRRKKEDVPEPDTASPPSLPGF; encoded by the exons atgaaagaaagaggcaCATTTCAGCCCTTATTCAATGCTTTACCAAACTCACTCATCATCCTCCAGTCTTTCAATTTCATCCCTTCACTTCTTTCCACAACCCCATCATCTTTtccctcttttcttctctctcag GCGGAGAAAGAAATGGAGTGTTTGGAAGCAGCGTTGAAGAGCAGTTTCAGGAAAGACATGGCCCTCAAACAAACGTTGTTCCTAGAGGAGTTCTCGTCCGCCTCTAACGTTCAAAACGTCGTCGCTTCCTCCGACGACTTGTTCGTTGACGACCTCCTCAACTTTTCACTCCTCGAAAACAAcaccaacaacaataacaacaacgaAGAACCCGACCAACAACTCAACAACCACGACTCCACCACCCCTCAGAACAACCAGGAAAATTACAATTATAACCCCTCCTTCAACGACAACAATTTCAACACCGAACTCACCGTTCCG GCGGAGGAGGAAGTTGCGGACTTGGAATGGTTGTCTCGTTTCGTCGAAGATTCTAATTTCTCGGAATATTCTCTTCCCTTCCCCGCAACCGTGACTGAGAAAGTGAAAGTGAAATCACCGGAACCGGGAAATACCGCTTTCACTTTCAAAACCCCGGTTCCGGCCAAGGCCAGGAGCAAGCGAACGCGAACCGGTGTCCGGGTTTGGCCGCTCAAGTCACCCTCTTTGGCCGCCGCGTCTTCAACAACAACCTCGTCCTCGTCCTCGTCTTCGCCCTCGAGTCCGCAACGTGCGGACTCGAGGGCGAAGAAGCGTGCCGCTGCGGACGGCGGCGCGGCGCGACGGTGCAGCCACTGTGGCGTTCAGAAAACGCCGCAGTGGCGCACCGGACCGCTCGGGGCTAAGACTCTGTGCAACGCGTGTGGGGTCCGCTACAAGTCGGGTCGGTTATTACCCGAATATAGACCCGCCTGTAGCCCTACTTTCTCCAGCGAGTTGCACTCCAACCACCACCGAAAGGTCCTCGAGATGCGGCGGAAGAAGGAGGACGTGCCTGAGCCCGACACCGCTTCGCCACCGTCGCTTCCcggtttttga